In the genome of Ignavibacteriales bacterium, one region contains:
- a CDS encoding T9SS type A sorting domain-containing protein → MKFLSALLILSIISFSNILPQTYSWRYYTTGNTGIQGDYVEGIWIDHDGDPYIAAYNPNWEEGGFAKYIQSENRWINYSNVDYPVIGNINDVGSSRISDIEEDANGILWMATWRGLLKFNPAIGGNSLEFWGANNSIHPGGRTREITIAPDGSLWMAVISVSWGNGGLVNYNPLTNVWRYWGFGSTANNWPGTVASCDNVAIQQMQGGGYTVWISAAGNVIAFNSNTQLFTTHTFNYNPGELVKTPGHNCVDEQNNLWIVRFNSIAPFYFLEYKTTSGQWITPPQPPVPSVLNDIWAFKAYGNGSALLMDGNSELWQFNGTSWQSFGIWRQGGFSYGIDLDDNGNIWVTGIGGAAKRNAQTGSWQRYRITNSSQIDYWVEDISFDDSGNVWMTGNAGPGVGGFQKFDGTRWIGYNNENYGLGYPFPFPTDNSEVIYYRQSTGDIIINPMFGYLYSWNGSTYNSLNYPNDRSEGVVEDSQNRLWSLGEYYNLKYFNDINNSWTSVPFSGWGANIKKDPSRPGTIWACSGNQVLRTDGTNHFTRFNTDFSELNPQSDLLTTVAVAPNGIGWVGSNQGLFKLNANNGTYQFYSPQNSQIPGDNISPLLVTADGRLWFANFGSTSTSTYGLCWFDGTNFGIIPQQQTGGLPHAQIYDIEVKYLQEGYELWISCASRGVAVLTVTGTVVPVELTEFTAEVNSNSVTLNWGTSSETNNAGFEIHRLKDSKNESSGNWEVIAFVKGNGTTTETHTYSYSDKNLNTGKYTYRLKQIDLDGSFEYSNEIEFSIDVPVNFELLQNYPNPFNPSTTITYNIPQNAFIILKVFDVLGNSIATLVNEEQPAGSYDVKFDASGLSSGLYFYKLEYNDNVQVKKMLLLK, encoded by the coding sequence ATGAAATTTTTATCTGCACTTTTAATCCTATCAATAATTTCATTCTCCAATATTCTTCCGCAGACCTATTCCTGGCGATATTATACAACGGGGAATACAGGTATTCAGGGAGACTATGTTGAGGGTATATGGATTGATCATGATGGTGATCCATATATCGCGGCATATAATCCAAACTGGGAAGAAGGCGGGTTTGCAAAATATATTCAGTCAGAAAACAGATGGATTAACTATTCAAACGTTGACTATCCGGTTATTGGAAATATTAATGATGTTGGATCATCACGCATAAGTGATATAGAAGAAGATGCAAATGGAATTCTGTGGATGGCAACCTGGCGGGGTTTATTAAAATTTAATCCTGCAATCGGTGGAAACTCATTGGAATTTTGGGGTGCAAACAACTCAATCCATCCTGGTGGTCGCACACGTGAAATTACAATAGCTCCGGACGGATCGTTATGGATGGCAGTTATATCAGTAAGCTGGGGAAATGGCGGACTTGTAAATTATAATCCTCTTACCAATGTATGGCGCTATTGGGGTTTCGGCAGCACCGCCAACAACTGGCCGGGTACAGTAGCATCCTGCGATAATGTTGCAATCCAGCAAATGCAAGGCGGAGGATATACTGTATGGATTTCTGCCGCAGGTAACGTAATCGCCTTTAATAGTAATACCCAACTGTTTACAACGCATACTTTTAATTATAATCCGGGCGAACTTGTCAAAACACCGGGTCATAACTGTGTTGATGAACAAAACAATTTGTGGATTGTCCGATTCAACTCCATCGCACCGTTTTACTTTCTCGAGTATAAGACAACAAGCGGACAATGGATTACTCCACCGCAGCCCCCTGTGCCATCAGTTCTTAACGACATTTGGGCATTCAAAGCTTATGGAAATGGCAGCGCCCTGTTGATGGATGGGAATAGCGAGCTCTGGCAATTTAATGGAACATCCTGGCAAAGCTTTGGTATCTGGCGACAGGGTGGATTTTCTTATGGAATTGATCTTGATGATAATGGAAACATCTGGGTAACTGGTATTGGAGGTGCTGCAAAAAGAAACGCACAAACCGGTAGCTGGCAGAGATACAGAATTACCAATTCTTCACAGATAGATTATTGGGTAGAAGATATTTCATTTGATGATTCGGGCAATGTTTGGATGACCGGAAATGCCGGACCGGGTGTTGGTGGATTTCAGAAATTTGATGGTACAAGATGGATTGGATACAATAACGAAAACTATGGCTTGGGTTATCCTTTTCCATTCCCAACCGATAACTCAGAAGTTATATACTACAGACAATCCACGGGTGACATTATCATTAATCCAATGTTTGGATATCTGTATTCCTGGAATGGCTCCACTTATAACTCATTAAATTATCCTAACGATCGATCGGAAGGAGTTGTTGAAGATTCACAAAACAGACTTTGGAGTCTTGGAGAATATTATAATCTGAAATACTTTAATGATATAAATAATTCCTGGACTTCTGTTCCATTTAGTGGTTGGGGTGCAAACATAAAAAAAGATCCCTCAAGACCCGGAACTATCTGGGCTTGTTCCGGAAATCAGGTTCTGCGTACAGACGGCACCAACCATTTTACTAGATTTAACACAGATTTTTCTGAGCTTAATCCACAAAGTGATCTGCTTACAACAGTTGCCGTTGCCCCAAATGGCATTGGGTGGGTTGGCAGCAACCAGGGGTTATTTAAGTTGAATGCAAACAATGGAACTTATCAATTTTATTCTCCTCAAAATTCTCAAATCCCAGGGGACAATATTTCTCCCTTATTAGTTACAGCCGATGGAAGATTATGGTTTGCGAACTTTGGTAGTACATCTACATCAACATATGGATTATGCTGGTTCGATGGAACAAATTTTGGGATTATTCCTCAACAACAAACCGGTGGTTTACCGCATGCGCAGATATACGATATTGAAGTAAAATATTTGCAGGAAGGGTATGAGCTTTGGATAAGTTGTGCAAGCAGAGGAGTTGCAGTTCTTACTGTAACGGGAACAGTTGTTCCTGTTGAACTAACAGAATTCACTGCCGAAGTTAACAGCAACTCAGTAACATTAAACTGGGGAACTTCTTCTGAAACGAATAATGCCGGGTTTGAAATCCATCGGTTAAAAGATTCAAAAAATGAAAGTTCAGGAAACTGGGAGGTAATTGCATTTGTTAAAGGGAATGGCACAACTACTGAAACCCATACTTATTCTTATTCAGACAAGAATTTGAACACAGGAAAATATACATATAGACTTAAACAAATAGATCTTGATGGATCTTTTGAATATTCAAATGAAATAGAATTTAGTATTGACGTTCCCGTGAATTTTGAATTGCTGCAGAACTATCCCAATCCATTTAATCCCTCAACAACAATAACGTACAACATTCCTCAAAATGCATTTATTATACTAAAAGTTTTTGATGTGCTGGGAAACTCAATTGCTACACTTGTCAATGAAGAACAACCAGCCGGAAGCTATGATGTAAAGTTTGATGCATCAGGATTAAGTTCGGGTTTATATTTTTATAAGCTTGAATACAATGATAATGTTCAGGTAAAAAAGATGCTGTTGCTTAAGTGA
- a CDS encoding T9SS type A sorting domain-containing protein produces the protein MKAFYSIRHIADNRFSKLLYVTLLILFTSLNIFAVSDIEVTGNISELGSDYLIVQGKTFFFDQNTEFRGRNGSTVTFSYFQLNDLVQVQGDNRSNGTYTATRVKSEDNPGGENEIEITGYVTSKGTNSFIIGGKTFLVDQNTEYRGRHGAPFSFEQIEVGSLLEVKAFAQTNGDLLAVRVKTEDEHQHGNEIEITGIIDNKTANSILLGAREFFVNSQTVILNNNRQPITFSELNVGDRVEVKAFRQPDSTYLASRIKLEDHNQNEIEFTARIETISGSDVTIGGITFSTDSNTVFLDHNRMPVTIAALTVGMFAEVKGFRKPDQTYYASRIKIEDFVRNEIELKGTISEINPASFIVGGTTFSVDSTTQVFDHLNNPILYSSLANGQLVEVKGIKTGTTTARALRIKLEGNEDIEIFGQIKAINANSIAVNGFTIFVNEKTVYLNHANQPITFADLSVNHFVEVKMMKNPDNTLRALRIKIEDHTNFSKLTGTAGTISGSSVQLPSGTYTITNNTVIVDNNFNHINITELTDGQLVRVWSFIDASSNNTVLQLQSMVNSPTGVEEVPVVIDEFTLEQNYPNPFNPSTTISFTINKDQLVSLKVYNAIGEEVKTLVSSQLTAGTYNINFDASGLSSGLYLYRLESGSQLQVKKMLLLK, from the coding sequence ATGAAAGCGTTTTATTCCATTCGTCACATCGCTGATAACAGGTTCAGCAAACTGCTCTATGTTACTTTATTAATTCTTTTCACGTCTTTAAATATTTTTGCGGTAAGTGATATCGAAGTCACAGGTAATATATCGGAACTCGGTTCTGACTATCTTATCGTTCAGGGAAAGACCTTCTTCTTCGACCAGAACACTGAATTCAGGGGTCGAAATGGCTCAACGGTTACATTCTCGTATTTTCAGCTAAATGATCTTGTGCAGGTACAGGGGGATAACAGAAGTAACGGAACATATACGGCAACGCGTGTTAAATCCGAAGACAATCCGGGCGGCGAAAATGAAATTGAGATAACAGGTTATGTTACCTCAAAGGGAACGAACTCATTTATAATTGGCGGCAAAACATTTCTTGTTGATCAGAATACAGAATACAGGGGAAGACATGGCGCACCATTTTCTTTTGAACAAATTGAAGTCGGCTCACTGCTGGAAGTGAAAGCATTTGCTCAAACAAACGGTGACCTGCTTGCGGTTCGTGTTAAAACCGAAGACGAGCATCAGCATGGTAACGAAATAGAAATAACCGGAATTATAGATAACAAAACTGCGAACAGCATTCTGCTTGGTGCGAGGGAATTTTTTGTGAACAGCCAAACTGTTATACTAAATAATAACCGTCAGCCCATCACTTTCTCAGAGCTTAATGTTGGTGACAGAGTTGAAGTAAAAGCATTCAGACAGCCGGACAGCACTTACCTTGCTTCAAGAATAAAACTGGAAGATCATAATCAGAATGAAATTGAATTCACCGCACGCATTGAAACAATCTCCGGATCTGATGTCACTATCGGCGGAATTACATTCTCGACTGATTCAAATACAGTTTTCCTGGATCACAACAGAATGCCTGTAACTATTGCGGCTCTTACCGTTGGAATGTTTGCAGAAGTAAAGGGATTCAGAAAACCTGATCAGACTTATTATGCAAGCAGAATAAAGATCGAGGATTTTGTAAGGAATGAGATAGAACTTAAAGGAACAATATCAGAGATAAACCCGGCATCATTCATCGTTGGTGGTACAACATTCAGCGTTGACAGCACAACACAAGTATTTGATCATCTTAACAATCCGATATTGTACTCGTCTTTAGCAAACGGACAGTTAGTTGAAGTTAAAGGAATTAAAACCGGAACAACTACTGCCAGAGCGTTAAGAATAAAACTCGAAGGTAATGAAGACATAGAAATATTCGGACAGATCAAGGCGATTAACGCGAATAGTATTGCAGTAAATGGCTTCACAATATTTGTGAATGAAAAAACAGTGTATCTTAATCATGCAAACCAGCCCATCACTTTTGCTGATTTGAGTGTAAATCATTTTGTTGAAGTTAAGATGATGAAAAATCCGGATAACACATTGCGTGCACTAAGAATAAAAATCGAAGACCATACAAACTTTTCAAAACTGACCGGTACTGCAGGGACAATTTCCGGCTCGTCGGTTCAGCTTCCGTCCGGAACCTACACAATTACAAACAATACAGTTATTGTTGATAATAATTTCAACCACATAAATATAACAGAGTTAACTGATGGTCAACTGGTAAGAGTTTGGTCATTCATTGATGCATCGTCAAACAACACGGTGCTGCAGCTTCAGTCAATGGTAAATTCACCAACAGGGGTTGAAGAAGTTCCTGTTGTGATAGATGAATTCACGCTCGAGCAGAATTATCCTAACCCGTTCAATCCCTCAACAACGATTTCATTTACAATCAATAAAGATCAGCTTGTATCTTTAAAAGTGTACAATGCAATTGGAGAAGAAGTTAAAACTCTGGTCAGTTCTCAGCTTACTGCCGGAACATATAACATTAACTTTGATGCTTCAGGATTAAGTTCAGGATTATATCTGTACAGACTTGAAAGCGGCAGTCAGCTTCAGGTAAAAAAGATGCTGCTGCTTAAGTGA